ATGTTTATAAAAATTGTCAGAGCATCTCTATATTCTTCATGGCTAAgggagaaattacactttactatcTTAAATTCTATTCtcaattacactttgcaccataAATTTTTCGAATGCGCACTTTGCATCCTAAACTATGATCATTGTTACACTTTACACCCCGACATCAAATTTGTTGTTAACTTGGATGGAAAAATATGACATAAAGTGAAAAAATCAAATTGCCCATTTTTTTAATCCCTTacaaacaaataagaaattatACTTTTCCACTTTAAACTATGTTCCtaattacactttgcactctAAACTTTAAATCACTTAATTTTGGGGTGTAAAGTGTAACAATGCTCATAGTTTAGGATGCAAAACGtgcattcaaaaagtttatactgcaaagtgtaatataaaatgtaatttttccaTAGTTGACAAAGGAGCAAGGAAATGTTATAATCTCCTAACACTACTATATTATTTCACAATCACAACTACAGATCCATTGAGAAGACAAAAATCATAAAGTTAGATTGTTGATGCACAAGGATTTCATTATCAGTGCCAAGCCAGCCAGCAAAAACACAATTGCTTGAACCAGTATGATTCTACATTATTTACAACAAAATTTGAGGATACATGACAAATAAACACATCTAAGGATCAATACCAGCATTACATGGGGCAAGCACTAAGCGGGAATTTTGAAGTAGAGAGGGTGGAAAAGGGGCTTGACAATTGCTTATGTGTGATTTTAACCGAGGTATGTTGGGGTGTGCACTTCTACATCGGTGACAACGCAACTCCATAGACAACAAGCTTTCATCATCTCTTAAGGTTGCTTTACCATGACTGCTGACTTCCTCAAGTACATCTACAGAGTCGAGAAAGAAAGCGGTATTGAATGAGTTCCAGtgcttcttatttttcaaattttttgaatcAAAATCTTGGCTAATAACATGAAGGTGTAGTTGTCGCATTGATGGGACCTGCAAAGAGGAGACACAATCAGAAATGCCTTTTAAGAAACCCAATTTTCGACTTCCACTATACCACTGTTGATTGATAAGCCAGCATTTTGTGTGTGTAACTAGAAAAACTATCGAAATTCGCAATGAACAAAAAGGCACAAAAACTGCTACCAAATGTAATGGCATGTCGGATCATCCTAAACACATCTTTATTATACTCTACTCTTTAATTCTTTCCATCATAAATTATTCTCACCAAATCTATTCAATTTACAATTAAAAGTAACTTTAAATACTTGttttaaatcataaaatcatcttattttttaaaaacaaaaacacatgtTTCTTTCCTCTCCCCTTCTCATCATAGATCATCATATTGTCCCATATCATTATGTATTGTTCCAGTCACTTGATATCACATAAAACCAAACTCAGGTAGCTGAGTCCCTAATTTAGCCTGCAATTGGTATTGTCCTcaacttttaaatttatttgtttgtaaaTCTATCCTTTCCACAACACCTAGTCTATGGCTTTAAAGCTTGGAACTACTAACATAAAATAGTTTCTTATTTCCTCTTTTTGGCAGATTCAAATGCAGAACCTACACAGACCTCACCACAACAGATCCTGAGCCGTGGCCCATAGGCATAAAAAGGAACACAAAAGAGGAACAATTCAACAAATACTCTAAAGCAAAAGTATTGCATACCGAGTGATAGCCAAGGCGGAAGATCAAAGATGCATCTTCTTGCAGAAACTTCTCAGCCCACTTCAAACCCACATCATGCATTGTCTTTAATAACTGCAGATGGTCTTTACTAACATCTGAAAGGCGATCAAGACCTTCAGATCGTGCTAGCACCAAAAGATGCCTTCTTGCCTGCATAAGGAACAAAAATTCCACACCTGATATATGCGATTTATAAATAAACGAAAAGGGGGAGGGGAATTAAGGGTTCCAAATTACCTTGGGATAAAGATCATTCAGTACTACAACATCATCTGATATCTCCAGCACAACATCCTTATGTGTCTGAGGGTGCATGGCAATTTTATGAAGAGCTTGAGCCCATGATCCCCATGCCTTGGTCATGCTTCCATCAATCTTGTCATTGTTTTTGTCTACCTTTCCGATTTTGGACTCAGGGATATCTGCCCCAATTTCATCCTGAGATCCTTTGCATTTTTTGCTTCTATCATAGTCATGTTCATGCTCTCTCTTACTCTTTTGATCATTATTTGGAGAATGCTTTGTATTTGCACCTTCAATGACCTCTTGTGCCCCTGAAGGATTTGAGTCAAGGTTTTCATTGCTTACTTTGGCCAACTTTCCTTGGGTCCTAATTATAGATGCAAAACCTTCAAATAATGAAGTGTAAGCTTCGCGGAGAATTTGGCAGCCTTTAATATAGTCATTGTTCAGACAATTTGGTCGATGTTGGTTCATATTTGGTCCAAGAACATGTATGACATGGGTAACCCCTTCCCTACTAAACAAGGGAGAAGTTGAAGGGAGAGGAACAACCACAGCTTTCCCTGGGTGAAGAGATTGAGCTTGTTCTTTGGTTGCAACCTCAAGGGCAGGACCAGCAGCATTAAAAATTGCAGCATTCACACCTCCACCTCCAGGTTTAAGTCGCCTAGAAGGGAAAATTACACATACATTTGATAATCTTGACATGCAAATTACGCATATAATCACAAGCTTATTGCATTATACTTTTGCCAACAAAGTAACAGTgaactaaagaaaattgaacttTTGTGTTATAATTGAGCGAGCAAACATGCAATCAAAGCTCAGCATATTGTAACAAGAGCAAAATGGTTGAACTTCATGACAAGTTATAATATTCTGTAATAATCAGAACAGCATTTTCTCCGTGTAGTCAAAACAAATAATGACCAAAGCTTTTGATTAAAAAAGCTCAAGAGAACATCTTGCAACAGTTTTACAATCATGGATGAAATTCAGCCAATGCATCTTTGAAAATAGACAAGTGATCTTTGGAGTTACCCTATGTGGTTTTTTTTACTCATATATTTTTTAGCCCTATATGGTCCAGGTACCAATGAGGTTGAAGTAAGGGTCTCAACTAAGTTTTCCTGCTTTCACATGTGTCCCCAATCccctttcttttcctcttcttttgcTATGTAAATAAATACAAGGAAATGATAAACTTACCAATTTGCAGCATTAGCTATTACATTGCAGCGTAAACCTCCTTCTGAATAAAGTTTTGTGATATCTCCTACAAATGTAAAAAACTTATTCAACTCAATGTTTTTCTGGGCAGCTTTTGTCTTAACCAAAGACAAAATCTTTGATTTATGAGACACATCCACCAACACAAGCCTGGCACTCCCAAGCTTATTTACATATTCCTCAACAACCTCGACAATAATATCAGAGGCTTTCTCAAGGTTGAATTGGAAATCTGATGTTGAAATAGATGGAAATGCCAGAGTAGGAGTGTTGTTCAAAGAAGCATGACTACCAGAAGAGCAAACTGCCAGGTTTTCACCTTCCTTTAACTCCTTACTGGCATTCCCTGAAAATGAAGATATATTATCCTGTCCTTTGTAGCTGGGCTCCTTTTCCTCAGTATTCTTATGAGAAACAGAACTCTGAATGCTATTTACATCAGATACCGTGTTAGCAGGAACCTCTACTTTCTTTAAAAACCTCATTATACCAAGCTGAATTTTGGCATCTGGGTTCTTCTGGCCAAAGGAGCCATTGGGAAGTGTATCCAAAGGACCAAGTGCACTGTATGTGTTATGAGCAGCCTGGACATCACTCTCATTCTGGCAAAATGTGATCCGAGTAAACCCTTCACTCAGTTTAGGAAATTCCTTCTTTTGTAGCATTCGGTTCACCACTGCAGCAGCTTTTCCACCTTGCAAGTTTCCCTCATGCCCAGTCCGTTTAACTGATCGAGATATACAGAGTTTAGCTGGAAGATCAAGCACAATGGCATGCACATCTACATTGGGATTGCCAAGCTTCACAAATTCTGCACGCTGTTCTCTGTCGAGATTGCATCTATCGATAAATACACTTTTTCCATCATTCAATGCACTAGCAGCACTCTTTAGGCACTGAGATTTTGTTCCAGACTTACCATTTCCAATGGTGTCCTGACCAGGGCAGTGACATCATCGAAAAATATCAGGGAGAAGCACTTCATTCAAAAGAAGTAATTCAAACATTAAATAGACACCACAAATCATTTGAATAATTACTTAATTAGTACAAGAAACACAAACTAGCCAAATAACAGCAGCTAGATAACACTCTAAGAAATGGGCCGTGGATAACTATAAGAAACTCCAGTAATAAAGCAATTTTGTTAGACCATTAGCCCAGTGGCCCTCTAGTTGTTGTCTTTTAAGATATTGTTCTGTATTTGCCATTGAATTTTGTTAGAGTAATGTTTAAAAGATTTAATTCACCATTTTCTAATGATTTAAGTTTTTGAGACAGTTGGTAATTTATAATGGCATCATAATTTGTGATACCAAATTCAAACCTTTTCTTTGCTCTAcctacatttaaaaaaaaaataataattcccACGCATCGGGTCCCACTTGGCAATTGGGAGTTTGGGCTCACACATGAGGAGATTATTAGAataatagttaaatgattaaattcaccattttctaGGAGGTTaagtttttggaaaattttgtaatttatcaAATTTCACTCAGTTAGTTCTTCCTTAGAGAACTAATCACTTACTGATACTCATCACATAATTCACACACACTCAAATTCATGCAAACGAAAACAATCCCACAATCTGTGAACTGAACTCTAAAGTCAAATCCCATACAAGCATTTCATCGAACATGTGGCGTTCATCAGAGATAAAcaagagaaagacaaaaaaaaacaaacctgGCAAATGCGAACCCAGGGTCTTGTAGAAGAGGCCATGACTTGTTCACAAAATGTGGACTTGCCGCTACCTGGTGCACCCACCAATATCACCACGATAGGCTTCCCTTTCGTCCCTTCACCTTTGAACAACACACAATGAATATCAACTAAAAAGAGCACAGAAAGACAGAGAGTTGAATGACATTTGATAATCCATGACAACCTTAAAACCTAGCGaagtataagaaaaataattgaataaataaataaactgctCTCAAAGGTGGGGTACCTGTGGGTTTTGGAGTGTCATCGAtttccatttccattttttCGATTTTCGATTTGCCTTCAGGAGAGTTAAAcagtttgtactttgtagtaCATTCTGTTCTGTAATCTATATAGTTCTATACCTTTGGTTCTTCAATTGCTGCTACGTTGTGTTTGGCTGCGGTTTATGGTTGGCCTAGGCGAAGGCTAATCTTGTCCTagaaaaatatgtgtttggctGAGATAGATGGTACGAACCACCAAGCAATAATATAGTTATCTATTTATACGACGGTCGTTTAGTGTTAAACATACAAACCAAAATCCTGTTTGATTCGGTCTAAAACGTTTTAGGCAACATAGAACATTTTATATGATCTGTAGAAATCTATCCATACCAAaactacaaaaagaaaagaaaagaaatgtttTACAGTTTTAAACACTATAGATCA
The sequence above is drawn from the Quercus robur chromosome 7, dhQueRobu3.1, whole genome shotgun sequence genome and encodes:
- the LOC126692424 gene encoding transcription factor bHLH140 isoform X1, yielding MEMEIDDTPKPTGEGTKGKPIVVILVGAPGSGKSTFCEQVMASSTRPWVRICQDTIGNGKSGTKSQCLKSAASALNDGKSVFIDRCNLDREQRAEFVKLGNPNVDVHAIVLDLPAKLCISRSVKRTGHEGNLQGGKAAAVVNRMLQKKEFPKLSEGFTRITFCQNESDVQAAHNTYSALGPLDTLPNGSFGQKNPDAKIQLGIMRFLKKVEVPANTVSDVNSIQSSVSHKNTEEKEPSYKGQDNISSFSGNASKELKEGENLAVCSSGSHASLNNTPTLAFPSISTSDFQFNLEKASDIIVEVVEEYVNKLGSARLVLVDVSHKSKILSLVKTKAAQKNIELNKFFTFVGDITKLYSEGGLRCNVIANAANWRLKPGGGGVNAAIFNAAGPALEVATKEQAQSLHPGKAVVVPLPSTSPLFSREGVTHVIHVLGPNMNQHRPNCLNNDYIKGCQILREAYTSLFEGFASIIRTQGKLAKVSNENLDSNPSGAQEVIEGANTKHSPNNDQKSKREHEHDYDRSKKCKGSQDEIGADIPESKIGKVDKNNDKIDGSMTKAWGSWAQALHKIAMHPQTHKDVVLEISDDVVVLNDLYPKARRHLLVLARSEGLDRLSDVSKDHLQLLKTMHDVGLKWAEKFLQEDASLIFRLGYHSVPSMRQLHLHVISQDFDSKNLKNKKHWNSFNTAFFLDSVDVLEEVSSHGKATLRDDESLLSMELRCHRCRSAHPNIPRLKSHISNCQAPFPPSLLQNSRLVLAPCNAGIDP
- the LOC126692424 gene encoding transcription factor bHLH140 isoform X3, giving the protein MEMEIDDTPKPTGEGTKGKPIVVILVGAPGSGKSTFCEQVMASSTRPWVRICQDTIGNGKSGTKSQCLKSAASALNDGKSVFIDRCNLDREQRAEFVKLGNPNVDVHAIVLDLPAKLCISRSVKRTGHEGNLQGGKAAAVVNRMLQKKEFPKLSEGFTRITFCQNESDVQAAHNTYSALGPLDTLPNGSFGQKNPDAKIQLGIMRFLKKVEVPANTVSDVNSIQSSVSHKNTEEKEPSYKGQDNISSFSGNASKELKEGDITKLYSEGGLRCNVIANAANWRLKPGGGGVNAAIFNAAGPALEVATKEQAQSLHPGKAVVVPLPSTSPLFSREGVTHVIHVLGPNMNQHRPNCLNNDYIKGCQILREAYTSLFEGFASIIRTQGKLAKVSNENLDSNPSGAQEVIEGANTKHSPNNDQKSKREHEHDYDRSKKCKGSQDEIGADIPESKIGKVDKNNDKIDGSMTKAWGSWAQALHKIAMHPQTHKDVVLEISDDVVVLNDLYPKARRHLLVLARSEGLDRLSDVSKDHLQLLKTMHDVGLKWAEKFLQEDASLIFRLGYHSVPSMRQLHLHVISQDFDSKNLKNKKHWNSFNTAFFLDSVDVLEEVSSHGKATLRDDESLLSMELRCHRCRSAHPNIPRLKSHISNCQAPFPPSLLQNSRLVLAPCNAGIDP
- the LOC126692424 gene encoding transcription factor bHLH140 isoform X2, encoding MEMEIDDTPKPTGTKGKPIVVILVGAPGSGKSTFCEQVMASSTRPWVRICQDTIGNGKSGTKSQCLKSAASALNDGKSVFIDRCNLDREQRAEFVKLGNPNVDVHAIVLDLPAKLCISRSVKRTGHEGNLQGGKAAAVVNRMLQKKEFPKLSEGFTRITFCQNESDVQAAHNTYSALGPLDTLPNGSFGQKNPDAKIQLGIMRFLKKVEVPANTVSDVNSIQSSVSHKNTEEKEPSYKGQDNISSFSGNASKELKEGENLAVCSSGSHASLNNTPTLAFPSISTSDFQFNLEKASDIIVEVVEEYVNKLGSARLVLVDVSHKSKILSLVKTKAAQKNIELNKFFTFVGDITKLYSEGGLRCNVIANAANWRLKPGGGGVNAAIFNAAGPALEVATKEQAQSLHPGKAVVVPLPSTSPLFSREGVTHVIHVLGPNMNQHRPNCLNNDYIKGCQILREAYTSLFEGFASIIRTQGKLAKVSNENLDSNPSGAQEVIEGANTKHSPNNDQKSKREHEHDYDRSKKCKGSQDEIGADIPESKIGKVDKNNDKIDGSMTKAWGSWAQALHKIAMHPQTHKDVVLEISDDVVVLNDLYPKARRHLLVLARSEGLDRLSDVSKDHLQLLKTMHDVGLKWAEKFLQEDASLIFRLGYHSVPSMRQLHLHVISQDFDSKNLKNKKHWNSFNTAFFLDSVDVLEEVSSHGKATLRDDESLLSMELRCHRCRSAHPNIPRLKSHISNCQAPFPPSLLQNSRLVLAPCNAGIDP
- the LOC126692424 gene encoding transcription factor bHLH140 isoform X4, which translates into the protein MLQKKEFPKLSEGFTRITFCQNESDVQAAHNTYSALGPLDTLPNGSFGQKNPDAKIQLGIMRFLKKVEVPANTVSDVNSIQSSVSHKNTEEKEPSYKGQDNISSFSGNASKELKEGENLAVCSSGSHASLNNTPTLAFPSISTSDFQFNLEKASDIIVEVVEEYVNKLGSARLVLVDVSHKSKILSLVKTKAAQKNIELNKFFTFVGDITKLYSEGGLRCNVIANAANWRLKPGGGGVNAAIFNAAGPALEVATKEQAQSLHPGKAVVVPLPSTSPLFSREGVTHVIHVLGPNMNQHRPNCLNNDYIKGCQILREAYTSLFEGFASIIRTQGKLAKVSNENLDSNPSGAQEVIEGANTKHSPNNDQKSKREHEHDYDRSKKCKGSQDEIGADIPESKIGKVDKNNDKIDGSMTKAWGSWAQALHKIAMHPQTHKDVVLEISDDVVVLNDLYPKARRHLLVLARSEGLDRLSDVSKDHLQLLKTMHDVGLKWAEKFLQEDASLIFRLGYHSVPSMRQLHLHVISQDFDSKNLKNKKHWNSFNTAFFLDSVDVLEEVSSHGKATLRDDESLLSMELRCHRCRSAHPNIPRLKSHISNCQAPFPPSLLQNSRLVLAPCNAGIDP